CCGACACAGTGATCCAAAGCTTCCTGCGCCATGCCATCCGCGATGGTTTCTTCCATGCCGATATGCATCAGGGCAATTTGTTTGTGGATGCGAAGGGCAATCTGGTAGCACTGGATTTCGGCATCACGGGGCGCCTGTCGGAAGGTGACCGGCTATTCCTCGCTGAAATTCTCTATGGTTTCATCACTCGCAATTACCGCCGTATCGCGCAGGTGCATTTTGATGCGGGCTATGTGCCGTCAACCGAGGATGTGGAAACCTTTGCGCAAGCCCTGCGCGCCATTGGCGAGCCGATCATGGGCCTGCCCGCCGATCAGATTTCCATGTCGCGGCTTTTGACGCAGCTGTTCGAAGTGACCGAGCAGTTCAACATGCAAACCCAGCCGCAGCTTCTGCTGCTGCAGAAAACCATGGTGGTCACCGAAGGCGTGGCACGCACACTGAACCCTGATCTCAACATCTGGAAATCCGGTGAGCCGGTGGTGAAGCACTGGATCGAGCGCAAGCTGGGGCCGCTGGGCAAAGTGGAACAGGCCATCGGTACCACGCGCAGCCTGACTGGACTCGCACTGCGCGTGCCCAAGCTGATGCAGGAAGCGCATGAATTCCATGCCAAGCTGAATACGTTCGTGGAGGCGCAGAATCGCCCCGCCAATCCCTGGCCCACACGGCTGCTGGGCGTGTGTGCCCTGGCGCTGGTTGCCATCGCCCTCAAATTGGTGCTGAGGTGAGGACATGAGTAAGTCAGTCCTCCTCATCATCGGCGGCGGCATCGCGGCATACAAAAGCCTCGAATTGATCCGTACACTGAAGAAAGTCGGCATTGGTACCCGCGTCATCATGACCAAGGCTTCGGAGCATTTCGTCACCCCGCTTTCGGTCGCTTCGCTCTCCGGCGAAAAAGTATTCACCGATCTGTTCAGCCTCACCGATGAGACTGAGATGGGACATATCGAATTGTCGCGCTCCACCGATCTGGTGGTGGTTGCACCCGCCACGGCAGACTTGATGGCCAAGATGGCGCAGGGGCTAGCCAATGATCTCGCTTCGACAGCTTTGTTGGCCACCGACAAGCCGGTGCTGCTCGCTCCCGCAATGAATGTGCGCATGTGGCACCACGCCGCCACCCAGCGCAATATCGAGACGCTCACCAAAGACGGCATTCACTTCGTCGGCCCAAATCCGGGTGAAATGGCCTGCGGTGAATTCGGTCTGGGGCGCATGGCGGAGCCTGCAGAAATCGCCGCTGCCATCGAGAAGCTGCTCTATTCTGATGCCCGCCCGCTCTCGGGCAAGCATGTGCTGATCACCGCTGGCCCCACGCGCGAACCGATTGATCCGGTGCGCTTCATCTCCAATCATTCCTCAGGCAAGCAGGGCTACGCGTTGGCCGAACAGGCCGAACGCATGGGTGCGAAAGTTACACTCGTGTCCGGCCCCGTTTCGCTGCCCACCCCGCCCGGTGTGACCAAGGTCGATGTCGAAACCGCCGACCAGATGCTGGCCGCTTGCGAAGCGGTGCACGCGCCCGATCTCGTGATCTGCGCCGCAGCCGTGGCCGATTGGAAAGTCGCCAACCCCGCCACCCAGAAGCTAAAGAAAAATGACAAGGCCGAAGCGCCTGCTTTGTCCTTCGCCGCCAATCCTGACATTCTCAAAACCTTGAGCAATCTGAAATCCGGCCGCGCCAAACTCGTTGTGGGCTTTGCTGCCGAAACCGTAAACGTCATCGCCAATGCGCAGGAAAAGCTGAAGCGCAAGGGCTGCGATCTCATCATCGCCAACAATGTGTCGGAAGGCGTGTTTGGCGCCGACAAGAATGCGGTTCATGTCATCTCCAAAGACGGCGTGGAAAACTGGCCGCAAGCCTCGAAAGTTGACGTAGCGCGCCGCATTCTGGAACTCTGCGCTGGGAGGCTGAAATGACCGACGTGAAAATCATGTTGCTGCCCTATGCCAAGGGGCTCGAACTGCCTGCCTATGCCACGCCGGGTTCCGCCGGTCTCGATCTGCGCGCTGCCGAAGGTGCAGTGCTGCAGCCGGGCGCGCATCTCTTAATTCCCACTGGCGTCGCTATTGCTTTGCCTGCTGGCTTCGAAGGCCAGGTGCGCCCGCGCTCCGGCCTCGCGGTGAAGCATGGCGTCACGGTGCTGAATGCGCCGGGCACCATAGACAGTGACTACCGCGGCGAGATCAAGGTGCCGCTGATCAATCACAGTCACCAGAATTTCGTGATCGCGCGTGGTGATCGCATCGCGCAATTGGTTATCGCACCCGTGGTGCAGGTGACGCTCACGCAAGTGGCAGCGCTTGATGAAACCACGCGCGGCACTGGCGGCTTCGGATCTTCCGGCGCAAGCTGATGGCGCTCTCGGATGACGAGATCGAACGCTATGCCCGCCACATCGTGCTGGCTGATGTGGGTGGTCCCGGCCAGAACAAGCTGAAGGCATCAAAGGTTCTGGTCATCGGCGCAGGCGGCTTGGGCGCACCCGTGCTGCAATATCTCGCCGCAGCGGGCGTGGGCACCATCGGCATTGTCGATGATGACGTGGTCTCGCTCTCCAATTTGCAGCGCCAGACCATTCACAGCACGGACTTCATCGGCAAGCCGAAGGTCGATAGTGCCGCACATTTCATCGCCGCGCTCAATCCGCATGTGAAAGTCGAAAAGCACCAAACGCGCATCACGCCAGACAATGCAATGGCGCTGGTCTCGGCCTATGACGTGGTGGCCGATGCCTCGGATAATTTCGCCACGCGCTTTCTGGTGTCAGATGCGTGTTACTTCGCGGGCAAGCCCGTCGTCTCCGCCGCCGTGGGCCAGTTCGATGGCCAGATTTCCACCTTCAAGCCTTACCTCAAGGATGAGAGCGGCACGCCTTTTCCCACCTATCGCTGCTTCATGGGCGATCTGCCGCCGCCAGGTCTCTTCCCGGCTTGCGAGGTGGAAGGAATCTTGGGTGCCTTGCCCGGCATTCTGGGCGCCATGCAGGCAATGGAAGCGATCAAGGAAGTGCTGCAGATCGGCACCAGTCTGGCCGGCCGCATCCTGCTCTATGACGCTTTGTCAGCGCGTTTTCTGGAAACCACGTTGGAGTGGAATCCGGACAATCCTTTGACCGGTCGCAACGCCACTATTCACGGCATCAGGCCGGAGAACTATTCGCCGTCGTCAGCGTAGCTTTCCGCTCCAGTCGCGCTTTCAGGCTCTTGCGCAGTTCAGGCTCGCCCCAGCGCGTTACGATCCATGCAAGGAAAACCACAGACGCAAGCGCCACTGGCAGCAGCAGCTCAGGCGGAACCTGCGGCAGGCGGTGGGCCAGTTGAACCAGCCCACCGATCATCATGTTCTCATGCAGTAGATAAAGCGGATAGCTGATGAAGCCAATGAACACGAGCACGCGCGACTGACAGAACCGCGCAACGAGATCCACTTCGCGCGAGGCGAAGAACAACACGATCAGCACCAGAGCAAAATTGTAAAGCCGCCAGTCGAATACTTGCTGGCCGAACGTGGTGAAACACAGCAGCGAGGAAGCAATCAACATTAGCAGATTGTTGCGGCTGCGGTCCTGATCAAATCGGAAGGCGATGCAGCCGGCGACAAACCAGGCGAAATTATCGAGATGGAGCCGGAGAAGTAGCGCTCCAACCGAACCCAGATGGAACGGCAGGACTGGCGGCGCCCAGGTGAATGCGGCAGCAATCACGGATACGGCGGCGAGGCCCAGCAAGGCCACGCGTTCCCCGAGCACAAAATAGGCCGTGCCAAAGGTGAAATAGAAAATCACTTCGAGATACAGGCTCCAGAACGCGCCTTCCAGCGGTGGCACTGGCATGTGCAGCACCGCCTGCCAGAGTGCCGGCGCAATGAAGGTCAGGCCCGGCAACAGGCTCAAGGCTTGCGGCGCGCCCATCGGCCGGTCCGGCAGCAGCGAGGCAGTAGCGAAAATGATCAGCGAGCAGATCAGCATGGCCGGGAATAGGCGCAGCCAGCGCCGCTTGATAAAAGTGCCCAGCCCATCGCATTTGCGCAGGGTCATCAGGATGACATAGCCGGAAATCAGGAAGAACAGATTGACCCCCAGCCAGCCATAGGCAAACACCGGCAGGCCCGCATAGGCATCGTGGTAAGGCACCAGGTCCGGCCAGCGGGCAAAGGCGTGAAAGCCGATCACAAACAGGATGGCGAGCCCGCGCAACCCGTCCAGACTTTCAATGCGTTGATGTGATGGCGTCATCAGAACCCCCGGAGCAAATGTCCAAGGATTTCAGATAAACGCTTTTGGTAAGCGCTTCGCTAAGCCTGACGGATAGGGTTTATTTTCGGTTAAATCCGTCCGCGCCAGCCATCGAGATAATCTTGCTCGGGCTCGTGGCGGAATTCCGGTTCCAGCGAAGCCGCAAAGAAACCCCAGGTGATGCCGATCAGCCAGTAGAGATGCCGCCAGTGTTCAGTATCGATCTGGAACCCTTGCACCAGAACAGCCGTCATGCAGGCCCCCGATGCAATGGCAGACGCTTGGAAAGAAGTTTTCGACAGTGAGGCCTTGATGCCCGCTCCGATATACAACACCACCAGGCACGGGAATATCATGCCCCCCAGCCAGCCGAAGGCAACGAAGGCATTGAGATAGGTATTGTGCGGCTGCTCGCGGAAGAAGTTGGTGAATTGCAACGGCCCAAAGCCGAAGGGTAATTGCAGCAGGATGGGAATGGCATTGCGCTGGTTGCCGAAGCGGCCCATTTCCGCCGCGTCATAATCCTTCAGCAAGGTGAAGCGGTCGAGGAACAGGTTGCGGATGGGCTCGATGCTCAGCAGCAAAGTGAGCATCAAGGCCATGCCCACCACTGCCACCACCACTT
This Aestuariivirga litoralis DNA region includes the following protein-coding sequences:
- the coaBC gene encoding bifunctional phosphopantothenoylcysteine decarboxylase/phosphopantothenate--cysteine ligase CoaBC, whose product is MSKSVLLIIGGGIAAYKSLELIRTLKKVGIGTRVIMTKASEHFVTPLSVASLSGEKVFTDLFSLTDETEMGHIELSRSTDLVVVAPATADLMAKMAQGLANDLASTALLATDKPVLLAPAMNVRMWHHAATQRNIETLTKDGIHFVGPNPGEMACGEFGLGRMAEPAEIAAAIEKLLYSDARPLSGKHVLITAGPTREPIDPVRFISNHSSGKQGYALAEQAERMGAKVTLVSGPVSLPTPPGVTKVDVETADQMLAACEAVHAPDLVICAAAVADWKVANPATQKLKKNDKAEAPALSFAANPDILKTLSNLKSGRAKLVVGFAAETVNVIANAQEKLKRKGCDLIIANNVSEGVFGADKNAVHVISKDGVENWPQASKVDVARRILELCAGRLK
- a CDS encoding acyltransferase family protein; this translates as MTPSHQRIESLDGLRGLAILFVIGFHAFARWPDLVPYHDAYAGLPVFAYGWLGVNLFFLISGYVILMTLRKCDGLGTFIKRRWLRLFPAMLICSLIIFATASLLPDRPMGAPQALSLLPGLTFIAPALWQAVLHMPVPPLEGAFWSLYLEVIFYFTFGTAYFVLGERVALLGLAAVSVIAAAFTWAPPVLPFHLGSVGALLLRLHLDNFAWFVAGCIAFRFDQDRSRNNLLMLIASSLLCFTTFGQQVFDWRLYNFALVLIVLFFASREVDLVARFCQSRVLVFIGFISYPLYLLHENMMIGGLVQLAHRLPQVPPELLLPVALASVVFLAWIVTRWGEPELRKSLKARLERKATLTTANSSPA
- the dut gene encoding dUTP diphosphatase, whose amino-acid sequence is MTDVKIMLLPYAKGLELPAYATPGSAGLDLRAAEGAVLQPGAHLLIPTGVAIALPAGFEGQVRPRSGLAVKHGVTVLNAPGTIDSDYRGEIKVPLINHSHQNFVIARGDRIAQLVIAPVVQVTLTQVAALDETTRGTGGFGSSGAS
- a CDS encoding HesA/MoeB/ThiF family protein; its protein translation is MALSDDEIERYARHIVLADVGGPGQNKLKASKVLVIGAGGLGAPVLQYLAAAGVGTIGIVDDDVVSLSNLQRQTIHSTDFIGKPKVDSAAHFIAALNPHVKVEKHQTRITPDNAMALVSAYDVVADASDNFATRFLVSDACYFAGKPVVSAAVGQFDGQISTFKPYLKDESGTPFPTYRCFMGDLPPPGLFPACEVEGILGALPGILGAMQAMEAIKEVLQIGTSLAGRILLYDALSARFLETTLEWNPDNPLTGRNATIHGIRPENYSPSSA